aaagtaattgtatgctaaagaaataaattttatacTTAAGTGATCAAGAAATATCAAACCAAAACATGATATGTACTTTCACTTTATGATTTCTCTTTTCTTTAATGAAACTTGCCTTGTAAGTTTAATAGCACCAATTGAATGTATTTCAAACTGACAATCTGAAAACAAAGCAAAACTAATACAGTTAAAACATCAGTATAGGTACAGTGTTATTGGCTTAAGATTAATACTGCTTAAAGGTACAATTTTAATGAATGTCATTGCAAAATGTCAGTAGCAGAGAATGCGACAAAAGATCACAAAGCTGACGAAAATAAATGCACAAAATTCCCGTGATTCCGTCTATATTAAGAATTACACTGACAACACTCTCCCTCCCATGATTCTTTAGACCTACTGAAACACAACTTCTAGAATTCTTAAATGTAAGTAGTCCCGATAAAAACACGATCAAGATAATGATTCACAAGTCGAGGAACGTTGCGGTCCTAATAAATAAAGACACGTGGTCGGGGATTCGATATCGTAAGATGGTGTTTGTCGGTCCGCGTACAAAGAAAGGTGAAAAAAAATTTGTCATGACGACGGCTGTAAGCGTGACACTATCTTAATAACACTGTGTAACCTTCAGGGAATTTAGTGGGGCAGCTGTTACCGTGCAAGTGAGCATTGTAAATTTGATACGCACAAGAAATAATAATGTACAGTTTGGTATATACACGACCTGCTTTGGCTCGTTATACGTACCGTTGTGCACAGTATTCCATTATTCGGAAGGGGTCAGGTCGCCATCCTTCCAAAGACGTGTCGTTTTCCACTGCGAAAAACAACGTAATCGTGTCGTTGGTGCTTGGTCCGTCAGCGAGACAAAAATTGGATCGCACCAACGGACCAACGAAGCACTCCTCCAAACGAAAAGATCTCGCTCTTTACCCTAGTGTCGTCGTATATATTTTGCCATTTACGCGACTTTCAGTATAGTTCGGTATATCACAACTCACACCTCTCGTGAAAGTCGTGTTTTCATATAAGCGTAAACTGTCGACGAACGTTGCTTGGCAGATTTTCATGGAATCTCACGCTCTCACAATTACATATGCACATTTACAATGATAGTTCACTATGCGCTCACAGAGGGCGCTTTTGTACTTTATCTAACCATAGTCTTAGactgtaaatatttaaatatcatcTCACATCGCATAGAATTCACTGAAATTAATAAATGACTAAtagaaatttcttttttaaaagagTTTATAGTAAAAAATAAATCGTACATCTATTTTGCACGTTTTTTATATCCTATACTTATAATAATAGAATTTGAAAGTTATCAGGTTCATTGAACATTGGTATTATTTGTAGATAAAagataataaaatgaaatatactgTTATAAAACATATGCTGAACACTAACATTAATTGAAGTTTTCCAGGGAAATACTTTAACGAATTTTTTTCTTGAAAGTCTCCAGCCCTAAAACATTTTTAGAACTGAGTGATTTTTATCTATGAATTATATCAATGTAACACTGTATACTTACTCCTTCTTTCTTCTACAATTTCTTTCCTCTTTTCTTTAGCTTTTGTGGGCAAATTCTCTAACATACTGTCTATAAAATTATCCAGAACTATTGATCTATTCATGGCTCGTACTGGTGCTCTACACACAGGACACTCCTTTTTCTTCCGCTGCCACGAATTTATACAATGTTGACAGAATGTATGCATACAGTTTAATGTTGTTGCCTTTACAAATAATTCTGAACATATACTACAAGTTAATTGTTCATCCATTATATCATTAACTTTATTAAGTACAGTCTCCTTTTGCTCTGGTTCTGCAACATCAAGTTGACTAGCAACTGTTAAATCTATTGTATCTAAGATAGGAAATCCTGAAGGATCATTTACAATTTCTAAAACTATGCAGTTGCTGGTATCAGAAGGCCCTGCAACTGcaagaaaaataataattattaataattatattaaagaaTATTCCAACTGTGAATATGTAATATCATAccattattttgtattatttctactttagctTCTTGTTCTTTTAAAGCTTTCTCtgtttctttcaatttttcctCCAACAATGTTTTTTCATTTAATAATTGATTCtgtatatttttttcttctttaactCTATTCTCCATAACACTTTTCCACTCAGCCTGTTGCTCTTCTCTCCACTTTTCCATTTGCTCTTTCATTTTAATTTCCAATGCCTCTTTCTCTTGCATACTCACATTCAGTGCTTTTTGCCACTTCTCTTTCTCCTCATTTAATCGTTTTTCAAATTGAACTCTTTCATTCTCTAATTTCTCCAATAATTCAGCATATACCTTTTGTAGATGCTGTTCTTGAATATTACCACTCTCTATTTTGTTTTCTAACATTGTTATTTGCTTCTTCAGATCTTTTGTGTCCTCTTTAGTAGCATTCTGCTGGTTTAAAAGTTGttctaattgatgtttgagctcatcTTGTTCTCTTTGTTTTATCTGTAATTTGTCTTTAAGAACCCTTTTCTGACATTCTTGATTCTCTGCAAATGTCTTTTGTTCTATGAGCACATTATCAAATATCTGTTCATCCAGCTTTGGCCTTTTATATCTTTGCTCTTCTTTAGACATAAGAGTAAACCTATATCTAAATTGATTACTTGT
The Calliopsis andreniformis isolate RMS-2024a chromosome 8, iyCalAndr_principal, whole genome shotgun sequence DNA segment above includes these coding regions:
- the LOC143182585 gene encoding uncharacterized protein LOC143182585 isoform X2, translated to MNDSKVEKRITLDDSDTKSLEPILVRIDKCGCAPYDIRIDKDEFKIGRARDNDEIILDVMISRRHCLFRCEGNEEWTVKDLSSSVTFVNDVPLSPGVAKRIYDGDILQFSTSNQFRYRFTLMSKEEQRYKRPKLDEQIFDNVLIEQKTFAENQECQKRVLKDKLQIKQREQDELKHQLEQLLNQQNATKEDTKDLKKQITMLENKIESGNIQEQHLQKVYAELLEKLENERVQFEKRLNEEKEKWQKALNVSMQEKEALEIKMKEQMEKWREEQQAEWKSVMENRVKEEKNIQNQLLNEKTLLEEKLKETEKALKEQEAKVEIIQNNVAGPSDTSNCIVLEIVNDPSGFPILDTIDLTVASQLDVAEPEQKETVLNKVNDIMDEQLTCSICSELFVKATTLNCMHTFCQHCINSWQRKKKECPVCRAPVRAMNRSIVLDNFIDSMLENLPTKAKEKRKEIVEERRRLETFKKKIR
- the LOC143182585 gene encoding uncharacterized protein LOC143182585 isoform X1, coding for MNDSKVEKRITLDDSDTKSLEPILVRIDKCGCAPYDIRIDKDEFKIGRARDNDEIILDVMISRRHCLFRCEGNEEWTVKDLSSSVTFVNDVPLSPGVAKRIYDGDILQFSTSNQFRYRFTLMSKEEQRYKRPKLDEQIFDNVLIEQKTFAENQECQKRVLKDKLQIKQREQDELKHQLEQLLNQQNATKEDTKDLKKQITMLENKIESGNIQEQHLQKVYAELLEKLENERVQFEKRLNEEKEKWQKALNVSMQEKEALEIKMKEQMEKWREEQQAEWKSVMENRVKEEKNIQNQLLNEKTLLEEKLKETEKALKEQEAKVEIIQNNVAGPSDTSNCIVLEIVNDPSGFPILDTIDLTVASQLDVAEPEQKETVLNKVNDIMDEQLTCSICSELFVKATTLNCMHTFCQHCINSWQRKKKECPVCRAPVRAMNRSIVLDNFIDSMLENLPTKAKEKRKEIVEERRMNSMRCEMIFKYLQSKTMVR